In the Enterococcus rotai genome, TTTAAAAAAGGACCTGTAGTCATTACGCTAACTTATAATGGAACGGCAAAATTCACCGTTAAATTATTGGATAGTGATGGAGAAATCATAGCAACATTGGTTGATAGAACTGGCAGTTACATAGGGAAGTTGGTTGTTCAAATTCCTAAGGATGCTGATAACTATATCGTATCAGTTATTTCAGAAGGAGCATGGCAAGTAGCAACTACAAAAGCAGATGAGAAGGGGGATAATTAGCATAAAAGCTTTCAGATTACTATCACAATGATAGCAACTTGAAAGCTTTCTAACTGTTCGTAATCAAAATAGTAAATAAAAAACTAGCGAATACCCAAAGCAATCCGAGCATAACGAGACATTTTATCCGTTGTCCAAGCTGGATACCAGACCAGTTTTACTTCTGGATTTTTTACTTCTGGGATTTCTTTCAACGCTTCATGGATTTGATCCGTTAAAATATCAGCTAGTGGGCAACCCATAGTTGTTAGTGTCATTTTGATGACCGTATCGCCATTTTGCGCGAAGTCTACTTCATAAATCAATCCTAAATTCACAATATCGATTCCCAGCTCAGGGTCAATTACTGTCTCCAGAGCAGTTAGAATCTCTTCTTTGATATCTTCAATCTCTTCAGCAGACCATTCTTGATTTGTTTCAGTCATTGTATCTACTCCTTTATAGTTCGTTCTTCCCATATAATACCT is a window encoding:
- a CDS encoding metal-sulfur cluster assembly factor, yielding MTETNQEWSAEEIEDIKEEILTALETVIDPELGIDIVNLGLIYEVDFAQNGDTVIKMTLTTMGCPLADILTDQIHEALKEIPEVKNPEVKLVWYPAWTTDKMSRYARIALGIR